The DNA region TGCTTGAACAGTAGTATGCCAATTCATTACAGAGGTTTATTCCTGAATGGACTATTCCGTCTGCAAGCCGCGATAGACGCCTGTACGAAGTTCACGGATATAGAAATCGAGTGAAGGCACTTGAGCCTGCTGTGCAGCCTGTACTTCCCGTTCAATATCATAAGGTACTCTTACAAATTGAAGATTAAATGGAGTATTCCGGTCAGTGCTGTTTTCCCCTTCAAGAATACAATACGAAGCCTGGGTAAAATCAAGCGGGTTCCCCACACTACCTGCATTGAACAACATTTTTCCATTCATGAATTGCAAGTATGCATTATGCACATCCCCATAACCCACAACATCCGCCCTACCAAGCTCAGGTTCATCTGTCGGAGGTTCGAACATCGCTAACCGCTTTTCGATCTCATCCCACGGTTGTACGCGGTGATATACACTTTTTGGGGATGCATGCACCAGGCGGATGGTACGGCCGCTCAGCTCCAATTGGTGGCTAAAAGGCAGGCTCGCCAAATACGCCACTCGTTCCTTCCCCAGCTGTTTCGCTTGCCAAGTGAAATTCTCGTTATCATGATTCGCAGCAACCAGTTCATCCCAGTTTCCCCGGATGACTTGCTCACATGTTTTCCTGACTGAATCAACAACCTGTACAGGGTCAGGCCCTTTACCAACGAGGTCGCCAAGACAAAAGATTCGCTGTAAGCCGCGACTCCGAATATCGTTCAATACCGCTTCCCAAGCAGTCATGTTGCCATGAATATCGGATACAATCGCAATTCGTTCCATCTGGCCAACCTCCCTTTATGCTATTTATTCTTTATGTCGTTAACCCCTCAGTTCAAAAACAGTCAATTCCGGCCTGCACAGAAAGCGAATGGGCAGCTGGGTCATGCCAAACCCACGGTTCACATAGACTGGCATATGCCTTTCGCCTGCATAATATAACCCTTGAATATACTTCCGTGAACCTCTCGGTGTTGTCAATGCCCCGATCCAAGGAAAACGAACCTGGCCGCCATGACTGTGTCCGGACAACTGTAGCCCGAAACCAAAAGGTGCCGAAATGTCTGCATAATCAGGCTCATGCATCAGCAGCAGCTTCCACACCTTATTATCCAATCCTCGGATTGCTGCAGCCGGATCGGGTCTGCCTGTAAGTGCATCATCCAGACCTGCTATAGCGAGGCGTGAGTTCCCTTCTTCAATGAGAGCATGACTGTTACGAAGCAACGTGAACCCGGCTTCTTTGAACATTATTTCTACTTCATTCTGTTGCCTGCCCCGATAATCATGATTCCCCAATACGGCATATTTGCCATACTTCGCTTGCATGGAGGCCAGTACAGGGATACATTCCCTCATCGGTTCCGCTTCCCGCTCTACCATATCTCCGGTAAAACAAATCAGATCAGGTTGCTGTTCATGTATCGTTTCCGCCAGCTTCTCCATCTGTTTCAGCCCCGTATGGAACCCAAGATGAGCATCACTGAACTGGGCCACACGCAGCCCTTCAAATGCTTTGGGGAATCCTGGCAGTTTCAATTCAACCTGCTTGATCTCCAAGTGACGTGGTTCCCACAGCCAGGCGTATCCTCCCGTGAGCAAACTGGCACTTGCCGTCATTAAGATCATGCGCAGCAAAAAACTGCGCCGGGAGGGATCATGATCCTTTTCCTCTCCTGGAAAAATGGGCTTCCCTGGGTCAGACTCATTGTCTGGGCGCCGGGGCGGCGAGATCTTGCTGCCCTCACGGGTTGGTTCTCCCATGCGTCCCCCTCCTTCTTCCGCTCCACATCCATCCCCTTAGTATACCATATTCTGCATGACTAGCCCGGTTCCTCTGACCATGTAGAAAAAGAAGCCGGGATCTTAGGCTGCATACTGCCCGGGATCACGACTTCTTCTATGTTTGCAGATTCGAAGCTATGCATGTTATATGACCAGATTACACGCCCAACCAGCGTTTGAACATATGCTTGGTCGTTTGTTTGTTCATCTCGGCAATGGAGGTGGTGAGTGGAATTCCTTTTGGACAGGAGCGCACGCAGTTCTGCGAGTTACCACAGCCCTCAATACCTCCGTCTTCCATCAGTGCTTCCAGACGATCATCAGCGTTCATCTCCCCTGTTGGGTGAGCATTGAACAGGCGTACCTGCGAAAGAGCAGCCGGACCGATAAAGTCTGTTTTCTCATTCACGTTCGGGCAAGCTTCGAGACATACGCCACATGTCATGCATTTGGACAGCTCGTAAGCCCACTGACGTTTCTTCTCCGGCATCCGAGGACCTGGACCAAGGTCATAGGTACCATCAATCGGAATCCAGGCTTTAACCCGTTTCAGGGCGTTAAACATCCGGGTACGGTCGATAACCAAGTCACGTACTACCGGAAAAGTTTTCATCGGTTCAATGCGAACCGGCTGTTCGAGCTTGTCGATTAGGGCAGCACATGCCTGACGCGGCTTGCCGTTGATGACCATGGAGCAGGCTCCACAGACTTCTTCAAGACAGTTGGATTCCCAGCAGACCGGGGCAATGGACTTGCCCTCTGTATTGACCGGATTCCGTTGGATCTCCATCAGGGCGCTAATAACGTTCATGCCGGGACGGTACGGAAGCTCAAACTCTTCGTTGTACGAAGATGACTCCGGGCTGTCCTGACGGGTGATGATAAACTTGACGGTTTTTTTTGCTGTAGCTGTGTCCGTCATATCGTTGTCCCCTCCTTTGGTGACGATGATTGATTGCTATCGTTACAAGAACATATCGTTTACACAGGGTCACTCCGCCGACAGAAGATCCTTCCGATCGCTGTTATCCCCAGATTTCTTTGATCCACCTTATAAGGGGGGAAATCCGGGGATAAAGGCGAACACTTTGCTTCTTCAGTATTCTTCTGCCTTCTCCGTTAACGTGTTCACGTTTAATCATGTAAATATAAAATTAATCATCTTGTAATTTTGTAATACTGATGCTACCTCCGCTGCGTCGTGCACATAAGCCGCTTTACTGAAAGTAGCAATAATTCATTCTGGTTGGGCAGTAACGTTGAGAAGCTCTGCGTACGCTTCGCTTCTTCAGTATTTTTCTGCCTTCTCCGTTAAGATGCTAACTTTTAACCTTATAAATTAATTCGTTTACTTAGTCCTTCGAGTAGTCCCGGATCCGTGGTGGGATCAGGGAAACGTCTACAGGCTCGTACGAGATTTTTGGACCTTCCTTCGACCAGGAAGCGATCGTTGTTTTCAGGAATTCCTCGTCGTTCCGTTCAGTGAACTCCGGTTTGTAATGCGCTCCACGGCTTTCGTTACGAAGCAGAGCGCCCAGAGTCATCGCTTCTGCCAGTTCAAGCATGTTCCACAGTTGACGAGTAAACGCCGCACCCGGGTTGTTCCAGCCGGAAGTGTCGTACATGTTGATTTTGCCGTAACGCTCTTTCAATTCCTTGATCTTGCCGATGGTGGCTTCCAGTTTATCGTTGTACCGTACCACTGTCATGTTCGCCGTCATCCACTCACCGAGTTCTTTGTGAATGACATAGGCATTTTCGTTACCCTGCATATTCAGTATGCCTTCGTATTTATCCGTTTGACGCTTCGTGTAACCGTCGAATACGGAGGAACTAATATCTGCGGACGATTTTTTGAGTCCTTTGATATATTCAACCGCTTTCGGCCCAGCGACCATACCACCGTAGATGGCGGATACGAGAGAGTTTGCACCCAATCGATTGGCGCCGTGATATTGGTACTCACACTCACCGGCTGCGAACAGCCCCGGAATGTTGGTCATTTGATTGTAATCTACCCACATGCCGCCCATCGAATAATGGACTGCCGGGAAGATTTTCATTGGGATCTTACGTGGGTCATCACCCATGAACTTCTCGTAAATCTCAATGATCCCGCCGAGCTTCACGTCCAGCTCCTTCGGATCTTTGTGAGACAGGTCGAGATATACCATGTTCTCGCCGTTGACGCCCAGGCCCATATCCACGCAGACGCTGAAAATTTCACGAGTCGCGATATCACGCGGAACAAGGTTTCCGTATGATGGATATTTTTCTTCAAGGAAGTACCAAGGCTTACCGTCTTTGTAAGTCCAGATCCGTCCACCTTCACCACGAGCCGATTCTGACATCAGGCGCAGCTTGTCATCGCCCGGAATGGCAGTCGGGTGAATCTGAATGAACTCACCGTTTGCGTAATTGACACCTTGCTGGTACACCGCACTTGCGGCCGTACCTGTATTGATAACCGAGTTGGTTGTTTTACCGAAAATAATGCCGGGACCACCGCTCGCCAGAATAACGGCTTCTGCCGGGAACGTCTGAACCTTCATCGTTTTCAGGTCCTGAGCTACGATCCCGCGGCAAACGCCTTCGTCATCCACAACAGCCTGCAGGAACTCCCAGTTCTCGTACTTCGTCACAAGACCCGCTGCTTCCCAGCGACGTACTTGCTCATCCAATGCGTAGAGCAATTGTTGCCCTGTCGTTGCTCCGGCAAACGCCGTACGGTGATGCTTCGTTCCACCGAAACGGCGGAAATCAAGTAATCCTTCCGGTGTCCGGTTGAACATTACGCCCATCCGGTCCATGAGGTGAATGATGCCTGGTGCTGCTTCACACATTGCTTTAACTGGGGGCTGATTCGCGAGGAAGTCGCCGCCATATACTGTATCGTCAAAGTGTACCCACGGGGAGTCACCCTCACCCTTGGTATTTACCGCACCGTTGATGCCGCCCTGGGCACATACGGAGTGGGATCTTTTAACGGGAACCAGTGAAAATAAATGAACATGGACTCCGGCTTCAGCCGATTTGATCGCCGCCATCAATCCCGCGAGACCTCCGCCCACAATAATTACATTAGTTGATGCCATTGCTGTTCACTCCCTTATAAGTCAGCATTTAAGTCTAAATGCTTAAATCAGAACGGTCTTAACTGCGTCAATCATTGAAGTTGCTACCTGGAAATCCATGCTCCGGAAAGCGAGCAGGGATGCAATAAACATGAGGGCAACGATAGCAAACAAACTCATGCAGATGTAAGATGATACACGCTGCGCACGTGGGCCGACGGTAATTCCCCAGCTAACCAGGAACGACCACAATCCGTTGGCAAAGTGATAGGATGCCGCAACCACACTGATCAGATATAAAATAAACGTTACCGGGTTCATCACGATGCCATGTATGACACCGCCAAGCTCTTCATGTGTGACATTCCCCAGCGCAACCTGGAAACGAGTCTCCCAAATGTGCCAGATAACGAACACGAACGTAATGACACCGCTGACGCGTTGTAACGTATAACGCCAGTTGCGCTCATTGCCATAACGCCCCACGTTAGGCTTGGCCTGATAGGCAATGTACAAACCATATACACCGTGATAGAACAGCGGCAACCAGATGAGAAGTGTTTCAAGTACAATCACGAGCGGCAGGCCATTCAGAAATGCAACTGCATCGTTAAAGCCTTCTTTGCCGCCTTCAACTGCCGAGAAGTTCGTCACCATGTGCTCAATGAAAAACAGACTGAGCGGAATGACGCCAAGCAAGGAGTGCAGCTTTCTGGAGTAAAACCCTTTCATAAAATGTCGATCCCCTTTCGCTAAATACAACGTTTTCATAAATTAAATTCACATATCACGACGCAAACCTTTCCCAAGGAAAGGTTCGACAAATTGTTCCATTTTCATCAGGTGTGAACAACTTGTGTCACGACTCATGTTACTCCTTTTTTTCTTATAAGGGAATTGCAATATAATTATTAAATGTTATAACCTATAGGTATAAGTTATAAACATCGGACGTGCAGGCCATACAACATGGAGAAATATTTGACAAGGAGATGCCTCACGCAAAGACGCTTATTTAGAAAAGAGGTCAGTGCTCATGTTCGAGGAATTAAATGCTTTTGCTGCGGTTGTGGAGCAGTCCAGTCTGAACCGGGCATCCAAATTGCTGAATCTGTCACAGCCCGCGTTGTCCCGCAAAATCGCTAAATTGGAGGATGAACTCGGAGTGGCCCTCTTTCATCGCCGTGGTAAACGACTCGAATTAACCAGTGTGGGCCAAGTCGCCTACACTTTTGCGATAGAACAGAAGCAGCAGCAACAGAAATTTTTGACCATGCTGGCCCAGTACAAGGATGAAGAGCAAAGCTCCATTACGCTGGGAGCCAGTCTGACGACGCTTCAAACCACATTGCCGCCTCTGGTTAATGCATTTATGGAGAAACACCCGAATGCGGAGATCAAGCTGGTGACGGGGAAGACCCATGAGATCGTCTCTTTTGTCCGAGACAAAAAAGCAGACGTTGGCATTGTCGCCTCTTCGATTAGTGAAGCCGGGCTGAACTGTGTTCCACTCTTTGATGATCATCTGGAGCTGGTTGTGCCACTAAGTCATCCCCTTTCCGGTCAGGAGGCGGGAATGGAGCATTTGCAGGATCTGCCGATGATTACATTCTCCAAGGGTACATGGTATCGCAAATTAACCGACGACCTATTCCAGCGCTGCGCCGTGATGCCCGATATTCGCATGGAGATTGATTCATTCGAAGCGATTGTCCGTCTTCTGCCTACCTGCAAAGCCGCAGCCCTGCTTCCCAAGTCGTATCTCCGGCCTCAATTGCTAGCGGACAATGATCTCGTCTCTGTGTATTTGCCACAACTTCAACAGACCCGACGCACCACCTGTATGATCTATGGGGAAAAGGAAGACCTCAGCGAAACGTCCAGACAGTGGGTCAGGGAGACGGCTGCGTTATTTACAGCAAAGACGCCACTGCCCTCACGGAGGCCCCCGACGCCTTAGCCTTTATACTAAATTACGAATGCCGAGCTCCAGAGCTCGGCATTTGTATTCCGTATCACAAGAATCAACAGATCAGCCCTCCTGGCTGATCACCTCTTCCTCAAACCGATCAATGTCATCATTCATGCCAATAATCACCATGATATCCCCCATCTGAAGCGAGTCCAGAGCGGTTGGGGCGATAATGACCCCGGTTTCCTTTTGCAAGGCTACAATGCTGCAACCAAAGCGTACTCGTGCATTCAGAGTGGACAGCGTTTTATTATGCAGACAGGCTGGAACCTTCATCTCTACAATACTGTAATCATCGGATAATTCGATATAATCCAGCAGATTTGGGGTGACCAGTTGATGGGCAACGCGGATTCCCATATCGCGTTCAGGATAGACGACACGATCGATCCCCAGCTTATCCAGTGCCCGCCCATGAAGAACCGAAATAGCCTTGGCCACAACCGTTTTTACACCGAGCTCCTTCAGTAAAATGGCAGTGAGAATACTGGTCTGGATATCTGCACCGATGGCAACGATACAACAGTCGAAATTACGGATGCCCAGTGAACGCAGCACTTCCTCGTCAGTGGAATCCGCGACGACGGCATGGGTGACCAATTCACTTATGTCTTCGACGACCTCTTCATTTTTATCGATACCCAGTACCTCATAGCCTAGCTCCATTAATTCCTGTGCCAGACTGGACCCAAAGCGCCCAAGCCCAATCACTGCAAACTGCTGTGTTTTCATTGTTCTTCACGAACCCCTTATCCAATAATCATTTTGCCTTCCGGATACCTGTACAACTCTTTACCCTTTTTCTGTCCGAGTGCATACGCGAGTGTAATCGGTCC from Paenibacillus sp. JNUCC-31 includes:
- a CDS encoding metallophosphoesterase family protein encodes the protein MERIAIVSDIHGNMTAWEAVLNDIRSRGLQRIFCLGDLVGKGPDPVQVVDSVRKTCEQVIRGNWDELVAANHDNENFTWQAKQLGKERVAYLASLPFSHQLELSGRTIRLVHASPKSVYHRVQPWDEIEKRLAMFEPPTDEPELGRADVVGYGDVHNAYLQFMNGKMLFNAGSVGNPLDFTQASYCILEGENSTDRNTPFNLQFVRVPYDIEREVQAAQQAQVPSLDFYIRELRTGVYRGLQTE
- a CDS encoding metallophosphoesterase, producing MGEPTREGSKISPPRRPDNESDPGKPIFPGEEKDHDPSRRSFLLRMILMTASASLLTGGYAWLWEPRHLEIKQVELKLPGFPKAFEGLRVAQFSDAHLGFHTGLKQMEKLAETIHEQQPDLICFTGDMVEREAEPMRECIPVLASMQAKYGKYAVLGNHDYRGRQQNEVEIMFKEAGFTLLRNSHALIEEGNSRLAIAGLDDALTGRPDPAAAIRGLDNKVWKLLLMHEPDYADISAPFGFGLQLSGHSHGGQVRFPWIGALTTPRGSRKYIQGLYYAGERHMPVYVNRGFGMTQLPIRFLCRPELTVFELRG
- the sdhB gene encoding succinate dehydrogenase iron-sulfur subunit, producing MTDTATAKKTVKFIITRQDSPESSSYNEEFELPYRPGMNVISALMEIQRNPVNTEGKSIAPVCWESNCLEEVCGACSMVINGKPRQACAALIDKLEQPVRIEPMKTFPVVRDLVIDRTRMFNALKRVKAWIPIDGTYDLGPGPRMPEKKRQWAYELSKCMTCGVCLEACPNVNEKTDFIGPAALSQVRLFNAHPTGEMNADDRLEALMEDGGIEGCGNSQNCVRSCPKGIPLTTSIAEMNKQTTKHMFKRWLGV
- the sdhA gene encoding succinate dehydrogenase flavoprotein subunit → MASTNVIIVGGGLAGLMAAIKSAEAGVHVHLFSLVPVKRSHSVCAQGGINGAVNTKGEGDSPWVHFDDTVYGGDFLANQPPVKAMCEAAPGIIHLMDRMGVMFNRTPEGLLDFRRFGGTKHHRTAFAGATTGQQLLYALDEQVRRWEAAGLVTKYENWEFLQAVVDDEGVCRGIVAQDLKTMKVQTFPAEAVILASGGPGIIFGKTTNSVINTGTAASAVYQQGVNYANGEFIQIHPTAIPGDDKLRLMSESARGEGGRIWTYKDGKPWYFLEEKYPSYGNLVPRDIATREIFSVCVDMGLGVNGENMVYLDLSHKDPKELDVKLGGIIEIYEKFMGDDPRKIPMKIFPAVHYSMGGMWVDYNQMTNIPGLFAAGECEYQYHGANRLGANSLVSAIYGGMVAGPKAVEYIKGLKKSSADISSSVFDGYTKRQTDKYEGILNMQGNENAYVIHKELGEWMTANMTVVRYNDKLEATIGKIKELKERYGKINMYDTSGWNNPGAAFTRQLWNMLELAEAMTLGALLRNESRGAHYKPEFTERNDEEFLKTTIASWSKEGPKISYEPVDVSLIPPRIRDYSKD
- a CDS encoding succinate dehydrogenase cytochrome b558 subunit, which encodes MKGFYSRKLHSLLGVIPLSLFFIEHMVTNFSAVEGGKEGFNDAVAFLNGLPLVIVLETLLIWLPLFYHGVYGLYIAYQAKPNVGRYGNERNWRYTLQRVSGVITFVFVIWHIWETRFQVALGNVTHEELGGVIHGIVMNPVTFILYLISVVAASYHFANGLWSFLVSWGITVGPRAQRVSSYICMSLFAIVALMFIASLLAFRSMDFQVATSMIDAVKTVLI
- a CDS encoding LysR family transcriptional regulator; this translates as MFEELNAFAAVVEQSSLNRASKLLNLSQPALSRKIAKLEDELGVALFHRRGKRLELTSVGQVAYTFAIEQKQQQQKFLTMLAQYKDEEQSSITLGASLTTLQTTLPPLVNAFMEKHPNAEIKLVTGKTHEIVSFVRDKKADVGIVASSISEAGLNCVPLFDDHLELVVPLSHPLSGQEAGMEHLQDLPMITFSKGTWYRKLTDDLFQRCAVMPDIRMEIDSFEAIVRLLPTCKAAALLPKSYLRPQLLADNDLVSVYLPQLQQTRRTTCMIYGEKEDLSETSRQWVRETAALFTAKTPLPSRRPPTP
- a CDS encoding potassium channel family protein — translated: MKTQQFAVIGLGRFGSSLAQELMELGYEVLGIDKNEEVVEDISELVTHAVVADSTDEEVLRSLGIRNFDCCIVAIGADIQTSILTAILLKELGVKTVVAKAISVLHGRALDKLGIDRVVYPERDMGIRVAHQLVTPNLLDYIELSDDYSIVEMKVPACLHNKTLSTLNARVRFGCSIVALQKETGVIIAPTALDSLQMGDIMVIIGMNDDIDRFEEEVISQEG